GTGGTAGTCGTTTAAAAGAGTTAATTAAGTTTGGTTTATATTCAAATAGAAGGAAATAAATGAAAGAAGTCCCTATTTTAGTCTTAGATTTTGGGTCACAATACACGCAGTTGATTGCACGTAAGCTCCGTGAGAGTGGTGTTTACTGTGAGATCGTCCCGTACAATGAGAAGATTGAGGCTATTAAAGCACGCAACCCTAAAGGTATTATTTTAAGTGGTGGTCCCGCATCGGTGTATGCGAAAGATTCGTACCATCCTGATGCGAAAGTGTACACACTGGGGCTTCCGATTTTAGGGATTTGTTATGGCATGCAACTTTTAACGCAATACTTTGGTGGTAGCGTGATTCCTGCGACGCACCAAGAGTATGGTAAAGCCAAGTTGCAATTTGAGAGTGATCATAAAATTTTTAAAGATACGACATGCGGACAGATCGTCTGGATGAGTCATGGCGATAGGGTTGAAACACTTCCAGCAGGATTTGAAAAAATTGGGTACAGTGAAAATTCACCGTATGCGGCTGTTGCTGATGAAAAACGTAGTATTTACGCGTTTCAGTTTCATCCAGAGGTATTTCACTCAGAGCAAGGAAGCAAGCTTTTGAAAAACTTTGCCAAACACATTTGTGGTTGTGAAAGTACGTGGAATATGGGCTCATTTGCGAAAGAGCAAATTGCAAAGATTCGTGAACAAGTCGGTTCTAAAAAAGTGTTGTGTGGCGTGAGCGGTGGCGTTGATAGCTCTGTGGTTGCAACCCTTTTAGCCGAAGCAATTGGCGATCAACTCGTTTCGGTGTTTGTGGACAATGGACTTTTACGAGCGCACGAGCGTGAGCAAGTTGAAGCGATGTTTAAAAGTCGTAATGTGCCTCTCATCACCGTCGATGCGAGTGAGAAGTTTTTAAGCCGATTGGCTGGTGTGAGCGATCCTGAGAAAAAACGTAAAATCATTGGCGAAACCTTCATTGAAGTGTTTGATGAAGAGGCGAAAAAACACAATGGCATTCAGTTTTTAGCCCAAGGCACACTTTACACTGACGTGATCGAATCCGTCTCGGTCAAAGGCCCTTCTAAAACCATTAAATCGCACCATAATGTGGGCGGACTTCCTGATTGGATGACGTTTGAACTTATCGAGCCATTACGCGAAATCTTTAAAGATGAGGTCAGAATTTTAGGAGCCGAACTAGGACTTCCAAAAGATATGCTCTCTCGCCACCCTTTCCCAGGACCTGGTCTTGCGATTCGCATTATGGGTGAAGTGACCAAAGAGGATTTAGTGCTTTTACGAGCGGCCGATGTCATTATGCTTCAAGAGCTTCGTGCGACGGGGTATTATGAAAAAACATGGCAAGCCTTTACCGTGCTTCTTAATGTCAAAAGTGTCGGTGTTATGGGCGATAATCGAACGTATGATAACACCATTTGTGTCAGAATCGTCGATGCAACCGATGGAATGACTGCAACCTTTGCGCACATTCCGCATACGGTTTTGGAAAATATCAGCCGACGTATTATCAACGAAGTGGCTGGCATTAACCGCGTGGTGTATGACATCTCTTCCAAACCACCTGCAACGATTGAATGGGAATAAAAAAGTGA
Above is a genomic segment from Sulfurospirillum halorespirans DSM 13726 containing:
- the guaA gene encoding glutamine-hydrolyzing GMP synthase, translating into MKEVPILVLDFGSQYTQLIARKLRESGVYCEIVPYNEKIEAIKARNPKGIILSGGPASVYAKDSYHPDAKVYTLGLPILGICYGMQLLTQYFGGSVIPATHQEYGKAKLQFESDHKIFKDTTCGQIVWMSHGDRVETLPAGFEKIGYSENSPYAAVADEKRSIYAFQFHPEVFHSEQGSKLLKNFAKHICGCESTWNMGSFAKEQIAKIREQVGSKKVLCGVSGGVDSSVVATLLAEAIGDQLVSVFVDNGLLRAHEREQVEAMFKSRNVPLITVDASEKFLSRLAGVSDPEKKRKIIGETFIEVFDEEAKKHNGIQFLAQGTLYTDVIESVSVKGPSKTIKSHHNVGGLPDWMTFELIEPLREIFKDEVRILGAELGLPKDMLSRHPFPGPGLAIRIMGEVTKEDLVLLRAADVIMLQELRATGYYEKTWQAFTVLLNVKSVGVMGDNRTYDNTICVRIVDATDGMTATFAHIPHTVLENISRRIINEVAGINRVVYDISSKPPATIEWE